In a single window of the Photobacterium profundum SS9 genome:
- a CDS encoding response regulator, protein MNTSKNKITGISLVLLVGFILAQTLVGWRWLNNNADYTTSLQSSLLQSSAALVSKTETLMKTVIGCEKAQCVPSSPLLGLPISELRQQIADFEHLASIEKSKVSLVGNMVHPQLQVSIDKYLAKGDITTFQQSLLNSYVALQASHQNLINIVEADYYNAQQQLFYQALLIFALSTSMAIVLVFMQTSRRKQVNKRNTHTHHDIEQLATQLENIDAKGIQARLNNLETTPTERRIYANLLSMYQDVEFQKRNADLYRQLYALIGYEIRGMTNTIQGGVRLMAQDAGENGAVMARDITLATNTLSDLADNYNRLISGGNKSQTGKVSFLPFMSELIVHLTAKTQQSQRTLECYLDDNLPEVIEGNSTSLFWVLFLQLSNAISAQNEKHILLRIRTEAAEDVEQTRLIFEILFLPTDNVDLASIQDTSWDPVEEKSGINDEWSKAILTKVSRFKSLWFQAPKTHHNDLPVQPFQQLHIAIDITPKSFYRVERSLENKHIMICTDSPLQIDIMSRILIQYGATVEVIRTANDIFQSLPVIGNYDAIIITDTLKGIQLKSFCKTLHSRLKKSAKTKLFLAASESSTVQDTHAYVDRVFYTPLIPYEFIPNLSDALKETEESNTQTQSTFLIVEDDRVQQFLLKKLLSKQGYDSHTVSDGAQAVEYMKDHGADIVFMDCIMPGMGGLEATKLIRQREQERDINQPATIIGATALTSATEHKSCIEAGMDYVISKPYKSDEIIKVIKKYMAIKKIC, encoded by the coding sequence GTGAATACATCAAAGAATAAAATCACTGGAATCTCACTCGTCTTACTTGTTGGGTTTATCCTCGCACAAACTCTAGTTGGTTGGCGTTGGCTGAATAATAACGCCGATTACACCACCAGCCTACAATCTAGTTTACTGCAAAGTTCAGCAGCATTGGTGAGTAAAACTGAAACACTAATGAAAACAGTCATTGGCTGTGAGAAGGCACAATGTGTACCCAGCTCCCCCCTCCTTGGTTTGCCTATTAGCGAACTACGTCAACAAATCGCTGATTTTGAGCACCTTGCTTCTATTGAAAAGTCTAAAGTCAGTTTAGTAGGTAATATGGTACACCCACAGCTGCAAGTATCGATTGATAAATATCTGGCTAAGGGTGACATCACTACCTTTCAACAATCGTTACTCAACAGCTATGTCGCACTACAAGCATCTCATCAGAACCTCATCAATATTGTTGAAGCCGATTATTACAACGCGCAACAACAACTTTTTTATCAAGCTCTTCTGATTTTTGCACTCAGTACCAGCATGGCTATTGTTCTCGTATTCATGCAAACATCTCGTAGAAAGCAGGTTAACAAGCGTAATACTCATACCCATCATGATATTGAACAGCTTGCCACTCAGCTTGAAAACATCGATGCCAAAGGTATTCAGGCCCGACTTAATAACCTCGAAACAACCCCGACAGAAAGACGCATCTACGCCAACCTATTATCCATGTATCAAGATGTTGAATTTCAAAAGCGTAACGCCGATTTATACCGCCAGCTTTATGCCCTTATTGGATATGAAATTCGCGGTATGACGAACACTATTCAAGGTGGGGTACGCTTAATGGCACAAGATGCTGGCGAGAATGGTGCCGTAATGGCACGTGATATTACGCTGGCAACAAATACCTTATCTGACCTTGCTGATAACTATAATCGATTAATTTCTGGAGGTAATAAGAGTCAAACAGGCAAAGTGTCTTTTTTACCTTTCATGTCTGAATTGATTGTGCACTTAACGGCCAAAACACAGCAATCACAACGTACCTTAGAATGCTACTTAGATGATAACTTACCAGAAGTCATTGAAGGGAATTCCACCAGCCTATTTTGGGTTCTATTTTTACAGCTTTCTAATGCTATATCGGCACAAAATGAAAAACACATTTTACTGAGGATCCGCACTGAAGCGGCAGAAGACGTTGAACAAACCCGTTTGATCTTCGAAATTTTATTCTTGCCAACCGATAACGTGGATCTTGCCAGTATCCAAGATACGTCATGGGATCCTGTCGAAGAAAAAAGCGGCATTAATGATGAATGGTCTAAAGCTATTTTAACCAAGGTTAGTCGATTTAAATCCTTATGGTTTCAAGCACCAAAAACACATCACAACGACTTGCCAGTGCAGCCTTTTCAGCAGCTGCATATTGCCATTGATATAACACCAAAGAGTTTTTATCGCGTTGAACGTTCGCTTGAAAATAAACACATTATGATTTGTACCGATTCCCCACTACAAATCGACATCATGTCGCGTATTTTAATTCAATATGGTGCAACAGTTGAGGTTATCCGCACCGCCAATGACATCTTCCAATCATTACCTGTTATTGGTAATTACGATGCCATTATTATTACCGATACGCTAAAAGGCATTCAGCTAAAATCTTTCTGTAAGACATTGCATTCACGTCTGAAAAAATCAGCTAAAACGAAATTATTTCTAGCCGCATCAGAATCAAGCACAGTACAAGATACCCATGCATATGTTGATCGCGTGTTTTATACCCCGTTAATACCGTATGAGTTCATTCCAAACTTATCAGATGCGCTCAAAGAGACCGAAGAAAGCAATACGCAAACTCAAAGCACTTTTTTAATTGTTGAAGATGATCGCGTACAGCAGTTCTTATTGAAAAAGTTACTAAGCAAACAAGGTTATGACTCCCACACCGTTAGCGATGGCGCACAAGCTGTCGAATACATGAAAGATCACGGTGCCGACATCGTCTTCATGGACTGCATTATGCCAGGTATGGGAGGGCTAGAAGCCACAAAATTAATTCGCCAGCGGGAACAGGAAAGGGATATCAACCAACCCGCCACCATTATTGGCGCAACCGCACTCACCAGTGCAACAGAACACAAGTCATGTATTGAAGCAGGGATGGACTATGTCATCAGTAAGCCGTATAAAAGTGATGAAATCATTAAAGTTATTAAAAAATACATGGCGATTAAAAAAATCTGTTAG
- a CDS encoding TolC family protein — MSSVSRIKVMKSLKLLKNTWRLKKSVSASTAMSCALLLGFSLPLTASAANLLEVVDIALQENLSLNSAETGLRSSQYDLDINRGKFLPSLNVSANTNWNDGSTHQTSGSNTDNSYNDHGVNITLSQTLFNLGDIYSHTNTRIDVDIETLKTEQTRQAIIRDASTTYFEYLKSSAQIRATQAELNSSISRLKLITRNVELGNVAGTEKYEVLAQKEGTANTLRTLKKDQKVILTQLETIVQRPLNPDYDLQSTIEFTEIPLDRERRLNDILYSSGYDLLIAQQQVKKSRQTLKETGATFVPSLTGSIGYTYDDTNDTSATVFPDNGVTEEAVYTLKLDVPLLNGGRDYYRYEQNKVDIERTEIDLQDSKDQSQQQFDEFIYNINDYSASLVSLKTIIQANYASYNGIQKAHKLGTRTITDLLSAESKLFSSIRDYESARYDYIINLVQLNELIGNLNMNTIGKIAEQMSPVSDRKTDSPIPLHLLVQ; from the coding sequence ATGTCATCAGTAAGCCGTATAAAAGTGATGAAATCATTAAAGTTATTAAAAAATACATGGCGATTAAAAAAATCTGTTAGCGCTTCAACCGCAATGTCATGTGCTTTATTATTGGGGTTCTCGCTGCCCTTAACAGCCTCTGCTGCCAATTTATTGGAAGTGGTCGATATAGCCTTACAAGAAAACTTGTCACTCAACAGTGCTGAAACTGGCTTACGATCGTCGCAATATGATCTCGATATTAACCGTGGAAAGTTTCTTCCTTCGTTAAATGTTTCAGCCAATACCAATTGGAATGATGGTTCGACACATCAAACATCGGGGTCTAATACCGACAACAGTTATAATGACCACGGTGTTAACATTACTTTGTCACAAACGCTATTTAACTTGGGGGATATTTATTCACACACCAACACACGTATTGATGTTGATATTGAAACCCTAAAAACCGAACAAACACGCCAAGCCATTATCCGAGATGCATCTACAACCTATTTTGAATACTTGAAAAGTAGCGCCCAAATTCGCGCGACCCAAGCAGAGTTGAACTCTTCAATCTCACGTTTAAAATTAATAACACGTAACGTCGAACTAGGGAATGTGGCAGGGACTGAAAAATACGAAGTATTAGCCCAAAAAGAAGGTACGGCAAACACGCTACGCACTTTGAAAAAAGATCAAAAAGTCATACTGACTCAGCTTGAAACGATTGTTCAGCGACCTTTGAATCCCGATTATGATCTGCAATCAACAATAGAATTCACCGAAATCCCTTTAGATCGAGAGCGTCGCTTAAACGATATCTTGTATTCCTCGGGTTATGACTTACTTATCGCTCAGCAGCAAGTCAAAAAAAGCAGACAAACTCTAAAAGAAACGGGGGCAACTTTTGTACCTTCACTTACGGGCAGTATCGGTTATACCTATGATGATACCAATGATACCTCAGCCACGGTATTTCCCGATAATGGGGTGACAGAAGAAGCGGTTTATACCCTAAAGCTTGATGTGCCGCTTTTAAATGGCGGTCGTGATTACTATCGCTATGAACAAAACAAAGTCGACATAGAGCGCACCGAAATTGACTTACAAGACAGTAAAGATCAAAGCCAGCAGCAGTTCGATGAATTCATATATAACATTAACGATTATTCCGCGTCGTTAGTCAGCTTAAAAACCATTATTCAAGCCAATTACGCTTCTTATAATGGCATTCAAAAAGCCCATAAATTGGGAACACGTACAATCACCGATCTCCTTTCCGCTGAAAGTAAGTTATTTAGCAGCATCCGTGATTATGAGAGCGCCCGCTACGACTACATCATTAATTTGGTGCAACTGAACGAACTGATTGGCAACTTGAATATGAATACGATAGGGAAAATAGCAGAACAAATGTCACCTGTTAGCGACAGAAAAACCGACTCCCCTATTCCATTACATCTATTGGTTCAATAA
- a CDS encoding ATP-binding cassette domain-containing protein, with product MKSHLFTRKISPIDKVYLVFSTIMTTLLGLVLPFSILIIFDRILPNQSTNSLMLLFAIILTAIFIDYQLKRQEEYLVSVIMKRFESQLTNSVFLAICAANIERFNRLEMGEYLERISTIPDIKQFFGGESIKALINGGTSAITVLIIFLINMWAGLALIIASSILFVTARFLAKKRVEVLSQRSDIEGLTNSKIIEIVSNPLDIKSRTMEYRVESVMVEMIGERETQSIEYERLESSFNLTLNLIQQLSVALVVVLCARAVINLEISQGVMAAVILLTNRYFAPYQQVMRTLSRWRVNQMHIERICELLELEATANKDIPRQPVNSLTLSIQPIDGITPPQNFELAKGSIHLFTGASGTGKSHLLRCLTRDTHDDATTIHVNKQPLADIEYATWRDDIIKVDKNTALVEGSIIDNLTCFRPHLNNAAFSLCENLAIKNNIDGLKNGFYTQISSHTQLPFSRQILFALLIVRALLSNKPVLMIDDIDMVYDEQFGRLLLSCIAPKSSNFICIIISNKLGQLDTRLVKHKFMKKVVAA from the coding sequence ATGAAAAGTCATTTATTTACTCGAAAGATCAGCCCTATAGATAAAGTGTACTTGGTCTTTTCTACCATCATGACCACGCTACTCGGTTTGGTACTACCTTTTTCTATTTTGATTATTTTTGACCGTATCTTACCGAATCAATCAACCAACTCGTTGATGTTATTATTTGCCATTATTTTGACTGCCATCTTTATCGACTATCAATTAAAACGCCAAGAAGAATACTTAGTATCAGTCATTATGAAACGGTTTGAAAGCCAGCTAACCAACAGCGTCTTCCTTGCTATTTGTGCCGCAAATATTGAACGTTTTAACCGTTTGGAAATGGGGGAATACCTCGAGCGTATTTCAACGATCCCTGATATTAAACAATTTTTCGGCGGGGAATCGATCAAAGCCCTGATCAACGGTGGCACTAGCGCCATTACCGTATTGATCATCTTCTTGATCAATATGTGGGCAGGCTTAGCGTTGATCATAGCTTCAAGCATTTTATTTGTTACTGCGCGTTTTCTTGCTAAAAAGCGTGTCGAAGTTTTATCACAACGATCTGATATCGAAGGGTTAACCAACTCCAAGATCATCGAGATCGTCTCTAATCCATTAGACATTAAAAGCCGTACCATGGAATATCGCGTAGAAAGCGTGATGGTCGAAATGATCGGAGAACGTGAAACCCAAAGCATTGAATACGAGCGCCTTGAATCATCTTTTAATCTTACCTTAAACTTAATTCAACAACTCTCTGTCGCCTTAGTGGTCGTGCTTTGTGCACGTGCCGTTATCAACTTGGAAATTAGCCAAGGGGTTATGGCTGCCGTTATTCTTCTCACCAATCGCTACTTTGCCCCTTACCAGCAAGTAATGAGAACCCTGAGCCGCTGGCGGGTAAACCAAATGCACATTGAACGTATTTGTGAACTTTTGGAATTAGAAGCCACAGCTAATAAGGATATTCCCCGACAACCAGTGAATAGCCTTACGCTCAGCATTCAACCAATAGATGGAATAACGCCCCCACAAAATTTTGAGCTTGCTAAAGGAAGTATTCACCTCTTCACAGGCGCGAGCGGAACGGGAAAAAGCCACCTTCTACGATGTCTGACGCGTGATACACACGATGATGCCACCACTATTCACGTTAATAAACAACCGCTCGCAGATATTGAATATGCCACATGGCGAGATGACATCATCAAAGTCGATAAAAATACCGCATTGGTGGAAGGTTCGATCATCGATAACCTCACATGTTTTCGCCCACACTTGAATAATGCTGCTTTCTCTCTGTGCGAAAACTTAGCCATAAAAAACAATATAGATGGTTTAAAGAATGGCTTTTATACCCAAATATCAAGCCACACTCAGTTACCATTTTCGCGTCAAATATTATTTGCATTATTGATTGTTCGAGCCTTACTCAGTAACAAACCAGTATTAATGATTGATGATATCGACATGGTGTATGACGAGCAGTTTGGACGTTTATTATTGTCGTGTATTGCACCAAAATCTAGCAACTTCATCTGCATTATCATCAGCAACAAGTTGGGGCAGCTCGACACCCGTTTGGTTAAGCATAAATTCATGAAGAAGGTGGTTGCCGCATGA
- a CDS encoding ATP-binding cassette domain-containing protein, with translation MSVLIDFSNTEERLGDFGSAKFKERYRDSPTLLGIAYTLVTLQWEGTPEILTDAFIPQDKDIDSFASTLSRLDYECNKQRYPNMHQLEHVSVPAFIEFDNVCTIFLGIENGMAKLFDYRNNVLLEHALTNEACTVCEISEYSKIFREPPPESQDKSNWIKYAFYRYNDEIKSLVLLSLIINVLGAMQPFFIMGVYSFALTSGSETTLFWLTALAIFLAFAEYGFKRIRMNILATSGKDLATHISQNVIGKLLWLPYSMTSSAGVSSQLARLKDIDQLRKLVTAESTLSYFDMPFVIIFILAITIISGSAALTVLAGIALMLVFCVYSRYIYTQATAKSSRANAMVSYQWNELLRSINTIQGLPLLRVIRSRFHAAHNQSLDDAKGVSITNGKIQSMGQGLIQAIGTASIITAVLGVMAGETEAGAMLAIIILVWKALGPIMGIYNSITKFKTIKAASTQINALMSLNDDRYHLEKSPPIRHFKGNIGVNGLTHRYQGAPNGLTNLAFSVQAGDKVSISGISGSGKTTLLNILAGLEDRYQGGVLLDGYNIKQFNNFRYRKAINYIPFELHIFEGTLESNFIIHDGVIAKHQMEEIIDFFDLHPWLPDGLDTHMSSDYVEQLPNGVQQSLRMALGLGCCDQGVIVIDEPFVGCEKEYVKYINKLFTEKLAEATVIFTTNDKSYIAASNNCLLLDHDGAQKYFGFPDKVIQTIKS, from the coding sequence ATGAGTGTATTGATCGATTTCAGCAATACCGAAGAACGACTAGGCGACTTTGGATCAGCTAAATTCAAAGAGCGTTACCGTGACTCTCCAACCCTATTAGGTATCGCTTATACTTTAGTCACGCTGCAGTGGGAAGGCACCCCCGAAATATTAACCGATGCCTTTATTCCTCAAGACAAAGATATCGACAGCTTTGCCAGTACCTTGTCACGGTTAGATTACGAATGTAATAAACAACGCTACCCTAATATGCATCAGTTGGAGCACGTTTCTGTACCTGCTTTTATCGAATTCGATAATGTATGCACTATCTTTTTAGGTATTGAAAACGGCATGGCAAAATTGTTTGATTACCGAAACAATGTGCTGCTTGAACATGCGCTTACCAATGAAGCATGTACGGTGTGTGAAATATCGGAATATTCGAAAATATTCCGAGAACCGCCACCAGAATCTCAAGACAAATCCAACTGGATCAAATACGCGTTCTACCGTTATAACGATGAAATAAAAAGTTTAGTGCTACTTAGTTTGATCATCAATGTGCTTGGTGCCATGCAGCCATTTTTTATCATGGGAGTCTATAGCTTCGCACTCACCTCCGGCTCTGAAACCACTCTATTCTGGCTAACAGCATTAGCGATATTTCTGGCGTTTGCTGAATATGGGTTCAAACGTATCCGGATGAATATACTTGCAACATCCGGTAAAGATCTTGCTACCCATATATCTCAAAATGTCATTGGCAAGCTACTATGGCTACCCTATTCGATGACGTCATCAGCGGGGGTATCATCACAGTTAGCGCGTTTGAAAGACATCGACCAACTGCGTAAATTGGTGACAGCTGAATCAACACTCAGCTACTTTGACATGCCGTTTGTTATTATCTTCATTTTGGCAATCACCATCATTTCTGGCTCTGCCGCGCTTACCGTATTAGCCGGTATTGCTTTGATGTTAGTGTTCTGCGTATATTCTCGCTATATCTACACCCAAGCAACAGCTAAAAGTTCACGCGCCAATGCCATGGTGTCTTATCAATGGAATGAACTATTACGCAGCATTAATACCATTCAGGGGTTACCGTTACTGCGTGTTATCCGTTCACGTTTTCATGCTGCACATAACCAGAGTTTGGATGATGCCAAAGGCGTTTCAATAACCAACGGTAAAATTCAATCCATGGGGCAAGGGTTAATTCAAGCCATTGGTACAGCGAGTATCATCACCGCCGTCTTAGGCGTAATGGCGGGGGAAACAGAAGCAGGTGCAATGCTTGCCATCATCATCTTAGTGTGGAAAGCGCTAGGGCCTATTATGGGCATTTACAACTCCATCACCAAGTTCAAAACCATTAAGGCTGCTAGCACGCAGATTAACGCATTAATGTCGCTCAATGACGACCGTTATCATTTAGAAAAAAGCCCGCCAATTCGACATTTTAAAGGGAATATCGGCGTTAATGGCCTTACTCATCGCTACCAAGGCGCACCGAATGGATTAACTAACCTAGCCTTTAGCGTACAAGCTGGTGATAAAGTATCGATATCAGGTATTTCAGGTTCAGGAAAAACGACTCTTCTCAATATTTTGGCTGGATTGGAAGATCGCTATCAAGGCGGCGTTTTACTGGATGGCTACAACATTAAGCAGTTTAATAATTTCCGCTACCGTAAAGCCATTAACTACATTCCCTTTGAACTGCACATTTTTGAAGGAACGCTGGAATCTAATTTCATCATTCATGACGGTGTCATTGCGAAACATCAGATGGAAGAAATTATCGACTTCTTTGACTTACACCCATGGTTACCCGATGGGCTAGATACACATATGTCGTCAGATTACGTCGAGCAATTACCTAATGGTGTACAACAGTCATTACGGATGGCACTTGGCCTTGGTTGCTGTGATCAAGGGGTCATTGTTATTGATGAGCCTTTTGTGGGCTGCGAAAAAGAATACGTGAAATACATTAATAAGTTATTTACTGAGAAACTGGCAGAAGCGACGGTCATTTTCACAACTAACGACAAATCTTATATTGCAGCCTCAAATAACTGTTTATTACTCGATCATGATGGTGCGCAAAAATACTTTGGCTTCCCAGACAAAGTGATTCAGACGATTAAGAGTTAA
- a CDS encoding DEAD/DEAH box helicase, producing the protein MSFSNLGLSDPILKAVAELGYETPTPIQEKAIPVILTGKNLIAAAQTGTGKTASFVLPLLEKFSDMPPIRAKRIRALILVPTRELAVQVDANITQYSKHLSLTSLAMYGGVDYKDQKQRLIDGVDILVATPGRLLDMYTQRALHFDELEVLVLDEADRMLDMGFIEDINKILERLPKERQNLLFSATLSDQVRVLAKTAVERPVEISVSPDSATTPQIDQWLITVDKDKKSALLSHMIKENEWKQALIFIQTKHGAAKLVSQLEKRGIAAEAIHGGRSQAVREKLLNDFKSGELGLLVATGIAARGIDIDDLTRVINYDLPDQADDYVHRIGRTGRAGATGEAISFVSRDDFRHLCAIETRLGHLIVRKEIEGFVPQKEVPASILNYVPETKIAARRKNFKNKQNGQDKPTSHAIPKGRR; encoded by the coding sequence ATGTCATTCTCCAACCTTGGATTAAGCGACCCGATTTTAAAAGCAGTAGCCGAATTAGGCTACGAGACCCCTACGCCGATTCAAGAGAAGGCGATTCCGGTCATCTTGACGGGTAAAAACCTGATTGCAGCCGCACAGACGGGGACAGGTAAAACGGCTAGTTTTGTACTGCCTCTATTAGAAAAATTCAGTGATATGCCGCCGATACGTGCAAAGCGTATTCGTGCCCTTATTCTTGTACCTACTCGCGAATTAGCAGTGCAGGTTGACGCGAACATTACTCAATATAGCAAGCATCTATCGCTGACTTCGTTAGCGATGTACGGTGGTGTTGACTATAAAGATCAAAAGCAACGTCTGATTGACGGTGTCGATATTCTGGTTGCAACACCAGGACGACTTCTTGATATGTACACTCAACGAGCGTTACATTTTGATGAGTTAGAAGTATTGGTTCTGGATGAAGCCGATAGAATGCTCGACATGGGCTTTATCGAAGACATCAATAAAATCCTTGAACGTTTGCCAAAAGAAAGACAAAACCTACTGTTTTCAGCAACATTGTCTGATCAAGTACGCGTTTTAGCAAAAACAGCGGTTGAGCGTCCAGTTGAGATATCTGTTTCACCAGACAGTGCAACAACGCCTCAAATCGATCAGTGGTTGATCACTGTTGATAAAGATAAAAAATCTGCGTTGTTGAGCCATATGATTAAAGAAAATGAGTGGAAGCAAGCACTTATTTTTATTCAAACAAAGCATGGTGCCGCTAAATTAGTTAGCCAGCTTGAAAAGCGTGGTATCGCAGCAGAGGCTATTCACGGTGGCAGAAGCCAGGCTGTGCGTGAAAAACTGCTGAATGACTTTAAATCGGGCGAGCTTGGTTTATTGGTTGCCACTGGTATTGCTGCTCGTGGTATTGATATTGATGATCTAACGCGTGTTATTAACTACGACTTGCCTGACCAAGCTGATGATTACGTTCACCGTATTGGTCGTACAGGTCGTGCTGGCGCAACGGGTGAGGCGATCTCGTTTGTATCACGTGATGACTTCAGACATTTATGTGCGATTGAAACTCGCCTAGGTCATTTGATTGTTCGTAAAGAAATTGAAGGCTTTGTTCCTCAAAAAGAAGTACCCGCTTCTATCTTGAATTACGTGCCAGAAACGAAAATTGCAGCAAGACGTAAGAACTTCAAAAACAAGCAAAATGGTCAAGATAAACCAACGAGCCATGCTATACCGAAAGGTAGACGCTAA
- a CDS encoding type II toxin-antitoxin system HigB family toxin produces the protein MHVIRKEPFDTAKTLYPNCADALDDTYKALKKTQATTPEELKAVFPSLDNFKYVDKWYVIDIGGNTLRLIAFIEFSGGKCFIKHIVTHSEYDTITAGYRSKKIKR, from the coding sequence ATGCACGTAATAAGAAAAGAGCCATTCGATACGGCAAAGACGTTATACCCCAATTGTGCAGATGCGCTTGATGACACATACAAGGCTTTGAAGAAGACTCAGGCAACAACCCCAGAGGAATTGAAAGCCGTCTTTCCCTCTCTGGATAACTTCAAGTACGTTGATAAATGGTACGTCATTGATATTGGCGGAAACACCCTACGCCTGATAGCGTTTATCGAGTTCTCTGGTGGCAAGTGTTTTATTAAGCACATTGTGACCCATAGTGAGTACGACACGATAACCGCAGGTTATCGAAGCAAGAAGATTAAGAGGTAA
- a CDS encoding helix-turn-helix domain-containing protein: MSIMNVEVMQEVSRQIEATMPWIHGITSRKQYDELIELMDSLVEDYDANQTLIDLMFPVIEQYESKGEEFQAFNAHIDSINPAVSMLRLIIDQNGLTQSDLKAEIGGKSSVSMILSGQRSMTLQHIRALSARFNIPTYMFV; the protein is encoded by the coding sequence ATGAGTATTATGAACGTAGAAGTAATGCAGGAGGTCTCAAGACAGATTGAGGCCACTATGCCTTGGATCCATGGCATAACCTCAAGAAAGCAGTACGACGAGCTTATTGAGCTTATGGATTCGCTTGTCGAAGACTACGATGCCAATCAGACACTTATTGACTTAATGTTTCCTGTTATTGAGCAATATGAAAGTAAAGGTGAAGAATTCCAAGCGTTTAATGCCCATATTGACAGCATTAATCCAGCGGTCTCAATGCTCCGTCTAATCATTGACCAGAACGGGCTTACACAAAGTGATTTAAAAGCTGAGATTGGCGGAAAATCATCCGTATCAATGATTTTAAGTGGACAACGTTCAATGACCCTGCAACACATCAGAGCATTGTCAGCCCGTTTCAATATCCCAACGTACATGTTTGTATAG